In a single window of the Cupriavidus sp. P-10 genome:
- a CDS encoding DASS family sodium-coupled anion symporter: protein MPDTSHASPASPASPASPAPPTAPATAATASAAAPRMALHWGLFLAVAVLLGVLAIPQPEGLTIAGQRMLAILAFAIVVWITEAVSYEASAIMITSLMAGLIGFAPTVSDPSVQYGTSRALGMALAGFSNTALALVAAALFISAAMTVTGLDRRIALVTLSAIGTSTRRILIGTVAVTIALSLVVPSATARSACVVPIMMGVIAAFGVDKKSNIAAGIMITVAQATSIWNVGIQTAAAQNLLTVGFMDKLLGERITWLQWLIAGAPWAIVMSVVLYFLVRWLLPPETEAIPGGKEAVQRELSELGPMTGPQKRLAAVSIGLLLFWATEGKLHSFDTATVTFVGLVILMLPRIGVMDWKTMQQRTPWGTLIVFGVGISLGTALLSTKAGQWLGEFVVTHSGLATQGAVMVFAILAAFLILIHLGFASATALTAALLPILISVLQTLPGDINRVGITMLLGFTVSFGFILPINAPQNMVCLGTDTFNGRQFARIGIPVTIIGYGLMLLFAATYWRWLGWV, encoded by the coding sequence ATGCCCGATACCTCTCACGCTTCACCTGCCTCCCCGGCTTCACCTGCCTCCCCGGCTCCCCCCACGGCGCCCGCGACCGCGGCAACCGCCAGCGCCGCCGCGCCCAGGATGGCGCTGCACTGGGGCCTGTTCCTCGCCGTCGCCGTGCTGCTTGGCGTACTCGCGATCCCGCAGCCGGAAGGACTGACCATAGCCGGCCAGCGCATGCTGGCCATCCTCGCCTTCGCCATCGTGGTGTGGATCACCGAGGCGGTCTCGTACGAGGCCAGCGCGATCATGATCACCTCGCTGATGGCCGGGCTGATCGGCTTTGCGCCGACGGTCAGCGACCCCAGCGTGCAGTACGGCACCTCCCGGGCGCTGGGCATGGCGCTGGCCGGCTTCTCCAACACGGCGCTCGCGCTGGTGGCCGCCGCGCTGTTCATCTCCGCGGCGATGACCGTGACCGGGCTGGACCGGCGCATCGCGCTGGTGACGCTGTCGGCCATCGGCACCAGCACGCGCCGCATCCTGATCGGCACGGTCGCCGTCACCATCGCGCTGAGCCTGGTGGTGCCGAGCGCCACCGCGCGCAGCGCGTGCGTGGTGCCGATCATGATGGGCGTGATCGCCGCGTTCGGTGTCGACAAGAAGTCGAATATCGCCGCCGGCATCATGATCACGGTGGCGCAGGCCACCAGCATCTGGAACGTCGGCATCCAGACCGCCGCCGCGCAGAACCTGCTGACCGTGGGCTTCATGGACAAGCTGCTCGGTGAGCGGATCACCTGGCTGCAGTGGCTGATCGCCGGCGCGCCGTGGGCCATCGTCATGTCGGTGGTGCTGTACTTCCTGGTGCGCTGGCTGCTGCCGCCCGAGACCGAAGCCATCCCCGGCGGCAAGGAAGCGGTGCAGCGCGAGCTGTCCGAACTGGGCCCGATGACCGGCCCGCAGAAGCGCCTGGCCGCGGTGTCGATCGGCCTGCTGCTGTTCTGGGCCACCGAGGGCAAGCTGCACAGCTTCGATACCGCCACGGTGACCTTTGTCGGCCTGGTGATCCTGATGCTGCCGCGCATCGGCGTGATGGACTGGAAGACCATGCAGCAGCGCACGCCGTGGGGCACGCTGATCGTGTTCGGCGTCGGCATCAGCTTGGGCACCGCGTTGTTGTCGACCAAGGCCGGCCAGTGGCTGGGCGAATTCGTGGTCACGCACTCGGGCCTGGCCACGCAGGGTGCGGTGATGGTGTTCGCCATCCTGGCGGCGTTCCTGATCCTGATCCACCTGGGCTTTGCCAGCGCCACCGCGCTCACCGCGGCGCTGCTGCCGATCCTGATCTCGGTACTGCAGACCCTGCCCGGCGACATCAACCGCGTCGGCATCACCATGCTGCTGGGCTTTACCGTCAGCTTCGGCTTTATCCTGCCGATCAACGCGCCGCAGAACATGGTGTGCCTGGGCACCGATACCTTCAACGGCCGCCAGTTCGCGCGCATCGGCATCCCGGTCACCATCATCGGCTACGGCCTGATGCTGCTGTTCGCGGCGACTTACTGGCGCTGGCTGGGCTGGGTATAA
- a CDS encoding RNA-binding protein, whose translation MKVLVRGLKAGLSAAALRKALAQYASIRSVELVEAGDPKRPWAWVDIDAGALAVWKLVARLDRRYIAGSHLRWYVPAYRGR comes from the coding sequence ATGAAGGTTTTAGTACGCGGGCTGAAGGCAGGACTCAGCGCAGCGGCGCTGCGCAAGGCATTGGCACAATACGCCAGCATCCGCTCGGTCGAGCTGGTCGAGGCCGGCGACCCGAAGCGCCCGTGGGCCTGGGTCGATATCGACGCCGGCGCACTGGCGGTGTGGAAGCTGGTGGCGCGGCTGGACCGGCGCTATATCGCCGGCAGCCACCTGCGCTGGTATGTGCCGGCCTATCGCGGCCGCTGA
- a CDS encoding tyrosine-protein phosphatase, producing MNKWFRWAFPQAQAIVSPGPAAVESMNGNAALAFDTISNARDLGGLRGAAGRRVRNGRLYRSGNPALASTADLDRLHALDLDTVVDFRSSGEKSPDEAAFGARFNWVAVPVLDGSMAMDVLMPRLRTSTPAQIDGFMLDVYRDFPVRYRDAFAGFMQTAQQGKTLLFHCTAGKDRTGFASLLLLSALGVAQDDILANYLESNQRNARFNETALARMAQLGVSAEAMMPLLEVRASYLDASLQAIEQGWGSVDNYLGDALAVDVAQLRAHYLED from the coding sequence ATGAACAAGTGGTTCCGATGGGCGTTTCCGCAGGCCCAGGCAATCGTGTCGCCAGGACCGGCGGCAGTGGAGAGCATGAACGGCAACGCCGCACTGGCATTCGACACCATCAGCAATGCGCGCGACCTTGGCGGGCTGCGCGGCGCCGCCGGACGGCGCGTGCGCAACGGCCGGCTGTACCGCAGCGGCAACCCGGCGCTGGCCAGCACGGCCGACCTGGACCGGCTGCATGCGCTCGATCTCGACACGGTGGTCGACTTCCGTTCGTCCGGCGAGAAGTCGCCGGACGAAGCCGCCTTCGGCGCGCGCTTCAACTGGGTGGCGGTGCCGGTGCTCGATGGCAGCATGGCGATGGACGTGCTGATGCCGCGCCTGCGCACCAGCACGCCGGCGCAGATCGACGGCTTCATGCTTGACGTCTACCGCGATTTCCCGGTGCGCTACCGCGACGCCTTCGCCGGCTTCATGCAGACCGCGCAGCAGGGCAAGACGCTGCTGTTCCACTGCACCGCGGGCAAGGACCGCACCGGTTTTGCCTCGCTGTTGCTGCTGTCGGCGCTGGGCGTGGCGCAGGACGATATCCTCGCCAACTACCTGGAATCGAACCAGCGCAATGCCCGCTTCAACGAGACCGCGCTGGCGCGCATGGCGCAGCTGGGCGTGAGCGCCGAGGCCATGATGCCGCTGCTCGAAGTCCGCGCCAGCTATCTGGATGCCTCGCTGCAGGCGATCGAGCAGGGTTGGGGCAGCGTCGACAACTACCTGGGCGACGCGCTTGCCGTCGACGTCGCGCAGCTGCGCGCGCACTACCTGGAAGACTGA
- a CDS encoding DUF3141 domain-containing protein — protein MTARIPAGPSQRGTGPSTRPSADGANPYLGQPALEYFADAWQRSVLLLDILRQRGNESSEHEREGMPAVLVFEHELLADGRELSEPVNYALLRIIPPAASPTDPTKRAFVVIDPRAGHGPGIGGFKADSEIGIALRTGHPCYFITFYQEPCPGQTIESVARAEAHFLRLVSERHPDAPGKPFIVGNCQAGWALMILAAVAPERCGPLLVAGAPLAYWSGVRGRNPMRYSGGLLGGSWLASLTADMGNGRFDGAWLVQNFEKLNPANTLWSKLYDVYARADTEGPRFLEFERWWGGHFLMNREEIDWIVQNLFVGNRLTAGQVRSSDGKTEVDLRNVRSPVIVFASWGDNITPPQQALNWIPDLYATDEELVANDQVIVYCLHPTVGHLGIFVSAGVANREHSELFCALDLIDVLPPGLYEARIEDVAPDMPHRDLVEGRYLVRFERRSVTDILALDDGREDERAFEVVRRVAEVNQHLYDTFVSPWVRGMSSELSAQWMRNMHPARLERSLATDMNPWMAWIGALAPMVRAHRTPVSPDNPFLTMEKAASAQIVSALDQFRDVRDAWYEQAFEAIYNSPAMAALVGLQAQPPVNTESPVTQALRKELAERRLHDAEAAIEQGGKLEAFVRVLAYVADRPSSIEERPFNLLRRFAREQPETAGQVSLARFKQVVRQQTFIVQRYPQHAVQALPALVQDREMRRRLMIAVHQVMTLDHPLEGERLARYREVSEVLGTRHPLRSAKDDGEAVAGSEVSEVREVPEVPEVPEAPEAASKPQASRAVQRKAAPRPGS, from the coding sequence ATGACCGCTCGCATACCCGCCGGTCCGTCTCAGCGCGGCACCGGCCCCTCCACGCGCCCGTCCGCCGACGGCGCCAACCCCTACCTGGGGCAGCCGGCTCTGGAGTACTTCGCCGATGCCTGGCAACGCTCGGTGCTGTTGCTGGATATCCTGCGCCAGCGCGGCAACGAGTCCTCCGAACATGAGCGCGAAGGCATGCCTGCGGTGCTGGTGTTCGAGCACGAACTGCTGGCCGACGGACGTGAACTGTCCGAGCCCGTCAACTACGCGCTGCTGCGCATCATCCCGCCTGCCGCCAGTCCCACCGACCCAACCAAGCGCGCCTTCGTGGTGATCGACCCGCGTGCGGGCCACGGCCCGGGCATCGGCGGTTTCAAGGCTGACAGCGAGATCGGCATCGCGCTGCGCACCGGCCACCCTTGCTACTTCATCACCTTCTACCAGGAGCCGTGCCCTGGGCAGACCATTGAATCGGTCGCGCGCGCCGAGGCGCATTTCCTGCGGCTCGTCAGCGAGCGCCACCCCGACGCGCCGGGCAAGCCCTTTATCGTCGGCAACTGCCAGGCCGGCTGGGCCCTGATGATCCTGGCTGCGGTGGCGCCCGAGCGCTGCGGGCCGCTGCTGGTCGCCGGCGCGCCGCTGGCGTATTGGTCAGGCGTGCGCGGGCGCAATCCGATGCGCTACAGCGGCGGGCTGCTGGGCGGCTCGTGGCTCGCGTCGCTGACCGCCGACATGGGCAACGGGCGCTTCGACGGCGCCTGGCTGGTGCAGAACTTCGAGAAGCTCAATCCCGCCAACACGCTGTGGTCAAAGCTCTACGACGTCTACGCCAGGGCCGATACCGAAGGCCCGCGCTTCCTGGAATTCGAGCGCTGGTGGGGCGGCCACTTCCTGATGAACCGGGAAGAGATCGACTGGATCGTGCAGAACCTGTTCGTCGGAAACCGCCTGACCGCGGGGCAGGTGCGCAGCAGTGACGGCAAGACCGAGGTCGACCTGCGCAACGTGCGCTCGCCGGTGATCGTGTTCGCATCGTGGGGGGACAACATCACGCCGCCGCAGCAGGCGCTGAACTGGATCCCCGATCTCTACGCCACCGATGAAGAGCTGGTGGCCAACGACCAGGTCATTGTCTATTGCCTGCATCCGACCGTCGGCCACCTCGGCATCTTTGTCTCGGCCGGTGTCGCCAACCGCGAGCACAGCGAACTGTTCTGCGCGCTTGACCTGATCGACGTGCTGCCGCCGGGCCTGTACGAGGCCAGGATCGAGGACGTCGCGCCGGACATGCCGCACCGCGACCTGGTCGAAGGGCGCTACCTGGTGCGCTTCGAGCGCCGCAGCGTGACCGACATCCTGGCGCTGGACGACGGACGCGAGGACGAGCGCGCCTTCGAGGTGGTGCGCCGCGTCGCCGAAGTCAACCAGCACCTCTACGACACCTTTGTCTCGCCGTGGGTGCGCGGGATGTCGAGCGAACTCAGCGCGCAATGGATGCGCAATATGCATCCGGCCCGGCTGGAGCGTTCGCTGGCCACCGACATGAACCCGTGGATGGCGTGGATCGGCGCCCTCGCGCCGATGGTGCGCGCGCACCGCACGCCGGTATCGCCGGACAACCCGTTCCTGACGATGGAGAAGGCGGCGTCGGCGCAGATCGTCAGCGCGCTGGACCAGTTCCGCGACGTGCGCGACGCCTGGTACGAGCAGGCCTTCGAGGCCATCTACAACTCGCCGGCGATGGCCGCGCTGGTGGGGCTGCAGGCGCAGCCGCCGGTCAATACCGAATCGCCGGTCACGCAGGCATTGCGCAAGGAACTGGCTGAACGCCGGCTGCACGACGCCGAGGCCGCGATCGAGCAGGGCGGCAAGCTGGAGGCCTTCGTGCGCGTGCTGGCCTACGTGGCCGACCGGCCCAGTTCGATCGAGGAACGGCCCTTCAACCTGCTGCGCCGGTTCGCGCGCGAGCAGCCCGAGACCGCGGGGCAGGTAAGCCTGGCCAGGTTCAAGCAGGTGGTGCGCCAGCAGACCTTCATCGTGCAGCGCTATCCGCAGCATGCGGTGCAGGCGCTGCCGGCATTGGTGCAGGACCGCGAAATGCGACGCCGGCTGATGATCGCGGTGCACCAGGTCATGACGCTGGACCACCCGCTCGAAGGCGAGCGGCTGGCGCGCTACCGCGAAGTGAGCGAGGTGCTGGGCACGCGCCACCCGCTGCGTTCCGCCAAAGACGACGGCGAGGCCGTGGCCGGCAGCGAGGTGTCCGAAGTGCGCGAGGTGCCCGAGGTGCCCGAGGTGCCCGAGGCACCCGAAGCGGCCAGCAAGCCGCAGGCATCGCGCGCGGTGCAGCGCAAGGCGGCGCCGCGGCCGGGTAGCTGA
- a CDS encoding RNA recognition motif domain-containing protein, producing the protein MQILIRGLPRDVTEAMLQDKLCIYAPVRSVEILRDGDPERPWAWVDLDIDRIAALRLLRQFDRQSFKGGVMRWYIPMHQE; encoded by the coding sequence ATGCAGATACTGATCCGCGGCTTGCCCCGCGACGTCACCGAAGCCATGCTGCAGGACAAGCTCTGCATCTATGCGCCGGTCAGGTCCGTGGAGATCCTGCGCGACGGCGATCCCGAGCGCCCGTGGGCATGGGTCGACCTTGACATCGACCGGATCGCTGCCTTGCGCCTGCTGCGCCAGTTCGACCGCCAGTCCTTCAAAGGCGGCGTGATGCGCTGGTATATCCCCATGCACCAGGAATGA
- a CDS encoding TOBE domain-containing protein produces MLELQGAIWFRSGSQDWGGKDRIALLAAIGEHGSITAAARAVGISYKAAWDAIDLMNNSAGEALVVRAAGGKGGGGTRLTARGEQLIRTYRALEDEHRRFVAQLSRLGEGAADDIHLMRRMMIKTSARNKLFGRVASVRGGAVNDEVVLALPGGQQIVSTITHESVEALELAEGVEAFALIKASSVLVGLPDPGVRLSARNQLPGVVSRVMPGAVNAEVVIELDGGGTIAAIVTNGSVETLELAVGVPAVAVFKASSVILGVVG; encoded by the coding sequence ATGCTTGAACTCCAGGGAGCCATCTGGTTCCGCTCCGGCTCGCAAGACTGGGGCGGCAAGGACCGCATCGCGCTGCTGGCCGCCATCGGCGAGCACGGCTCGATCACCGCGGCCGCGCGCGCGGTCGGCATCAGCTACAAGGCCGCGTGGGACGCCATCGACCTGATGAACAACAGCGCCGGCGAAGCGCTGGTGGTGCGCGCCGCCGGCGGCAAGGGCGGTGGCGGCACGCGCCTGACCGCGCGCGGCGAGCAGCTGATCCGCACCTACCGCGCGCTCGAGGACGAGCACCGGCGCTTTGTCGCGCAGCTGTCGCGGCTGGGAGAGGGCGCGGCTGACGATATCCACCTGATGAGGCGAATGATGATCAAGACCAGTGCGCGCAACAAGCTGTTCGGGCGCGTGGCCAGTGTGCGCGGCGGCGCGGTCAACGACGAGGTGGTGCTGGCGCTGCCGGGCGGCCAGCAGATCGTGTCGACGATCACGCATGAAAGCGTCGAGGCGCTGGAGCTGGCCGAAGGCGTGGAGGCATTTGCGCTGATCAAGGCGTCATCGGTGCTGGTGGGCCTGCCCGATCCGGGCGTGCGGCTGTCTGCGCGCAACCAGCTGCCGGGTGTGGTGTCGCGCGTGATGCCGGGCGCGGTCAATGCGGAGGTGGTGATCGAGCTGGATGGCGGCGGCACCATCGCGGCGATCGTCACCAATGGCAGTGTCGAGACGCTGGAGCTTGCCGTGGGTGTGCCGGCGGTGGCGGTGTTCAAGGCGTCTAGCGTGATCCTGGGGGTGGTGGGGTGA
- a CDS encoding ATP-binding cassette domain-containing protein, with product MGMHVSIRKQMVSADRQFSLDIDFDSDSRRIALFGPSGAGKSLTLRAIAGLLAPDSGRIELNGRTLFDSEAGIDVRPQERRVAYLFQEYALFPHLTVGQNIAFGLARGWRNPRRGAIPPEARRWIDAFGLNEIVGNYPAEISGGQKQRVALARALVAQPDIVLLDEPFSALDPALRARMRAELRTLQSSLDVPMLVISHDPADVEALGDHVLEIREGRIFGSGDSRHHAPVYAPLSARVA from the coding sequence ATGGGCATGCACGTCAGTATCCGCAAGCAGATGGTGTCGGCCGACCGGCAGTTTTCGCTTGATATCGATTTCGACTCCGACAGCCGCCGCATCGCGCTGTTCGGGCCGTCCGGCGCCGGCAAGAGCCTGACGCTGCGCGCCATCGCCGGGCTGCTCGCGCCCGACAGCGGCCGCATCGAACTGAACGGGCGCACGTTGTTCGACAGCGAGGCGGGCATCGACGTACGCCCGCAAGAGCGCCGCGTGGCCTACCTGTTCCAGGAATACGCGCTGTTCCCGCACCTGACGGTCGGCCAGAACATCGCCTTCGGGCTGGCGCGCGGCTGGCGCAACCCGCGCCGCGGCGCGATCCCGCCGGAAGCCCGGCGCTGGATCGATGCCTTCGGGCTGAACGAGATCGTCGGCAACTATCCTGCCGAGATTTCCGGCGGGCAGAAGCAGCGCGTGGCGCTGGCGCGCGCGCTGGTGGCGCAGCCCGATATCGTGCTGCTCGACGAACCGTTCTCGGCGCTCGATCCCGCGCTGCGCGCACGCATGCGCGCAGAGCTGCGCACGCTGCAGTCGAGCCTTGACGTGCCCATGCTGGTGATCTCGCACGATCCCGCCGACGTTGAAGCGCTGGGCGACCACGTGCTCGAGATCCGCGAAGGCCGCATCTTCGGCAGCGGCGACAGCCGCCACCATGCGCCGGTCTACGCGCCGCTGTCGGCGCGCGTGGCCTGA
- the modB gene encoding molybdate ABC transporter permease subunit — protein sequence MDAVWVPLLLSLKVAGWATALNAVLGVGAAWALARWRSPLRDVVDAVLTLPLVLPPTVLGYYLLVLVGRRGVFGEWLSSLGIELVFTWQGAVLASTIVAFPLVLKSARAAFEGVDHQLENAARVMGVSESGIFFRVTLPLAARGIIAGVLLAFARALGEFGATLMIAGNLPGRTQTLSVAIYEAVQAGDDNTANLLVLVTSVTCVLLLVVAGRLVPAAARNPAEVYERRRLRPRAVR from the coding sequence ATGGATGCCGTCTGGGTACCGCTGCTGCTGTCGCTGAAGGTTGCCGGCTGGGCCACCGCGCTGAACGCCGTGCTTGGCGTCGGCGCCGCGTGGGCGCTGGCGCGCTGGCGCTCGCCGCTGCGCGACGTGGTCGACGCGGTGCTGACGCTGCCGCTGGTGCTGCCGCCCACCGTGCTCGGCTACTACCTGCTGGTGCTGGTGGGCCGGCGTGGCGTGTTTGGCGAGTGGCTGTCCAGCCTCGGCATCGAACTGGTCTTCACCTGGCAGGGCGCGGTGCTGGCTTCGACCATCGTGGCCTTCCCGCTGGTGCTCAAGTCGGCCCGCGCTGCGTTTGAAGGCGTCGACCACCAGCTGGAAAACGCCGCACGCGTGATGGGCGTTTCCGAATCCGGCATCTTCTTCCGCGTGACGCTGCCGCTGGCCGCGCGCGGCATCATCGCCGGCGTGCTGCTGGCATTCGCGCGCGCGCTGGGCGAATTCGGCGCCACGCTGATGATCGCCGGCAACCTGCCCGGGCGCACCCAGACCCTGTCGGTGGCAATTTATGAGGCCGTGCAGGCCGGCGACGACAACACCGCCAACCTGCTGGTGCTGGTGACTTCGGTCACCTGCGTGCTGCTGCTGGTGGTCGCCGGTCGGCTGGTGCCCGCCGCCGCGCGCAATCCCGCTGAAGTGTATGAACGCCGGCGCCTGCGCCCGCGCGCGGTACGGTGA
- the modA gene encoding molybdate ABC transporter substrate-binding protein translates to MSAFRSARTGRRSVLAGAAGAMLAALALALPAAPAFGADLVVSAAASLTNAFKSLAETYERAHPGTKVVLNFGASDVLMQQIVKGAPADVFASADQEAMNKAETEKVIAPASRRNFAANEVVLIVPSDSKLNIGSLQDLTRPEVKRIAYGNPASVPVGRYTRGALEAAGLWDAVAAKGVPAQNVRQSLDYVARGEVEAGFVFATDATLMPDKVKVAVRVPSRTPVTYPIAVTSQTRQQKEAAQFVDFVASPEGQAILARYGFHKP, encoded by the coding sequence ATGTCCGCGTTCCGCTCCGCCCGTACCGGGCGCCGCTCCGTTCTCGCCGGCGCCGCCGGTGCCATGCTGGCCGCCCTGGCGCTGGCCCTGCCCGCCGCGCCGGCCTTCGGCGCCGACCTGGTGGTGTCCGCCGCCGCCAGCCTGACCAACGCCTTCAAGTCGCTGGCCGAGACCTACGAGCGCGCCCATCCCGGGACCAAGGTGGTGCTGAACTTCGGCGCGTCGGACGTGCTGATGCAGCAGATCGTCAAGGGCGCGCCGGCCGACGTGTTTGCCTCCGCCGACCAGGAAGCGATGAACAAGGCCGAGACCGAGAAGGTGATTGCGCCCGCCTCGCGCCGCAATTTCGCCGCCAACGAGGTGGTGCTGATCGTGCCGTCGGACAGCAAGCTGAACATCGGCTCGCTGCAGGACCTGACCAGGCCGGAAGTGAAGCGCATCGCCTATGGCAACCCGGCCTCGGTACCGGTCGGCCGCTACACCCGCGGCGCGCTGGAAGCCGCCGGGCTGTGGGACGCGGTCGCCGCCAAGGGCGTGCCCGCGCAGAACGTGCGCCAGAGCCTGGACTACGTGGCGCGCGGCGAGGTCGAGGCCGGCTTCGTCTTTGCCACCGACGCCACGCTGATGCCCGACAAGGTCAAGGTCGCCGTGCGCGTGCCCAGCCGCACCCCGGTGACCTACCCCATCGCCGTCACCAGCCAGACCCGCCAGCAGAAGGAAGCGGCGCAGTTCGTCGACTTCGTGGCGTCGCCGGAAGGCCAGGCCATCCTGGCGCGCTACGGCTTCCACAAGCCCTGA
- a CDS encoding DUF1059 domain-containing protein translates to MGRKFIDCRDYPSDIGCTVALSADSEDELLEAAVQHAVAVHQHQDTPELRTQLKSLFKEGNPPA, encoded by the coding sequence ATGGGACGCAAGTTTATCGATTGCCGCGATTACCCGAGCGACATTGGCTGCACGGTTGCGCTGAGCGCCGACAGTGAAGACGAACTACTCGAAGCCGCGGTCCAGCACGCAGTCGCGGTGCACCAGCACCAGGACACCCCCGAACTGCGCACCCAGTTGAAGTCGTTGTTCAAAGAAGGCAACCCGCCGGCCTGA
- a CDS encoding 2-hydroxyacid dehydrogenase produces the protein MSASQILQVGPLAPQTNASLQQQYGAIALWQQGDALAWAHEHGQQVRVVVTSARHGCSAALIDALPALQAIVSFGVGYDSIALDAARARGIQVSNTPDVLNDCVADLAFGLLLDAARGIAHGDRYVRAGRWPQGGFPLTTRASGKKLGILGLGRIGEIVARRAQGYDMEIAYNNRRPRDGAPWRFEADLKALAAWSDFLVVTCVGGPETAGLVSREVIDALGPKGILVNVSRGSVIDEDAMVAALAEGRLGGAGLDVFRDEPNMPAALLALDNVVLAPHMASGTNETRAAMTALTLQNLDAFLAGGKVLTPVL, from the coding sequence ATGTCCGCTTCCCAGATCCTCCAGGTCGGCCCGCTCGCGCCCCAGACCAATGCCAGCCTCCAGCAACAGTACGGCGCCATCGCGCTGTGGCAACAGGGCGATGCGCTTGCCTGGGCGCACGAGCACGGCCAGCAGGTGCGCGTGGTGGTGACCTCGGCGCGCCATGGCTGCAGCGCCGCGCTGATCGACGCGCTGCCGGCGCTGCAGGCCATCGTCAGCTTCGGCGTGGGCTATGACTCGATCGCACTGGATGCCGCCCGCGCACGCGGCATCCAGGTCAGCAATACGCCCGATGTGCTCAACGACTGCGTCGCTGACCTGGCCTTCGGGCTGCTGCTCGACGCCGCACGCGGCATCGCCCATGGCGACCGTTACGTGCGCGCCGGACGCTGGCCGCAGGGCGGCTTTCCGCTGACGACACGGGCCTCGGGCAAGAAGCTCGGCATCCTGGGGCTGGGCCGCATCGGCGAGATCGTGGCGCGCCGCGCGCAGGGCTACGACATGGAGATCGCCTATAACAACCGCCGCCCGCGCGACGGCGCGCCGTGGCGCTTCGAGGCCGACCTGAAGGCGCTGGCCGCGTGGTCGGACTTCCTGGTGGTGACCTGCGTGGGCGGCCCGGAAACCGCCGGGCTGGTATCGCGCGAGGTCATCGACGCGCTCGGCCCCAAGGGCATCCTGGTCAATGTCTCGCGCGGCAGCGTGATCGACGAAGACGCGATGGTGGCGGCGCTGGCCGAAGGCCGCCTGGGCGGCGCCGGCCTCGATGTGTTCCGGGACGAGCCCAACATGCCGGCCGCGCTGCTGGCGCTAGACAACGTCGTGCTGGCGCCGCACATGGCCAGCGGCACGAACGAGACCCGCGCCGCGATGACCGCGCTCACGCTGCAGAACCTGGATGCGTTCCTGGCCGGCGGCAAGGTGCTGACGCCAGTGCTGTAG